The region TCCAGGGACTGGTCCAGCCACATTCCCCACTGGAAGCCTGGGCCCAGGGTGCAGGGGGTGTGGGCACAAACAGGCCAGTGTATGCAGTTGGGTGTTTTGGGACGTAGTGCACATAGGCATAGCGAGCCTTGGAGAGGAGGTGCTGGGAGTTTCGGGGCGGTGTGGGGCTGCTAGAACTGGACATCAAGACCCTACCTTCTTGGCTTTGGGTCTGTGCCCTTCTCCCTGGTGCCTGGTTCTGCCGTTCAAGACCTCCTGCCACACCTCCCAGAACCCTCCTAGCAAAGAAGTAGCTCTTAGGGGCTGCCTTGGCTGGAGCTGGATAGATGAGACGGGCATAGTGGTGGGTAGCAGTGGTGACATGTGTGGTTAAGAGGAACACCCTTTCTCACTGGGACCCCCCACCTCCTAGGACCTTTTATTGTGGAGCCCATGGCTGCCAGCAGATCAGAGCCTGGCAGCTCCTCAAGGCCCCAGTTTGGCTCTAGGACGCCTGACATCACAGTGCAGGAGCTGGATCCAAAGTCTGGCACACATGCTGCCCAACTTTGTCTTAAGCTGCACGGAGGAGAGGGAAGACCTGTATCAAGAAGTCAAGTAGTTCTCTGCTTGGAGGGTGCTAGGATACTAGGCCAGCAAAGACCCCAAAGAGACCTAAGGGCCAAGCCAAGAAGCAGTGGTGACTTTAGGTCTATGAGGTGGGGGCAGTGGCAAGGAGAATATTCCTGGGctagggtggggggaggagacagCATGTGTGAGGCTTCTGAGGGTTGGGAAGGGGGCTGGCTGCCCGCGCCTAGTAAGAACGACAGCAGCACTGTGTACAATTAACAAAAAGGTTTGTATTAGAACATTTACACTCAGGGAAGAAAGAGGTATCTGCATCATCAAATGTGGAATGTTgaagaaatagttaaaataaataaaagactccGAACGCGGTTGGGGCTGGCTCAGGCTGGGACTCACAGAGGCCTCTGCACATCAGCTCCAGGCTGCAGGGGCCAACGGCCTGGCCATACTGGCCTCCTCCCCGACGCAGCACAGCTGTGCCTGGGACACAGAGTCTCTTTTGAGTGCTGGTGCAGCCAGCAGGCTCACTCCCCGCTTTCCTCACTTATCTCTGTGACAATGTCTATCAGGCTCTGGAGCCCAAAGATATAGCCAGCATCCTGGCCCTCATGTACCACGCTGTCCTCGCCATACAGCCTGCAGGTGGTGTGTGCAAAGTCGATCATGCGCACGTCCACTGAGCTGGTGCCGATGGGCTTGTAGGCATAGGCACCAGCAGACTCATCAGCTGACTCCTCTGACAGGTCCTCCAAGTCCTCAGCATCTGAGTCCAGGGCCACCTCAGGCCATTCCTTGCCATCATAGATGACCAGTAGAGAGCTTGAGTAGAAGCGGTAGGACTCCTGTCGCTCCAAAATGGCCTTGAGCTCAGTCAGCTTCTTAAGCACCGGGCCCAGGAGCTCACGGCGCAGGTACCGACCgttgtggaaaaactggaaaagtGCCTCCTTGAAGCCCTGGACCGACAGCTTCCGTCCATGGTACTTGTTCATGAACATAAGCTGCCCACTGCCCGCCTGGTACACCTGTGGGAGGGAGACCAGCAGGTTAGGTACTGGCAGCCGTCTCAAAGCCTGAACCTGGGGAACAGCAGCAATAGGACAGCCCTGGGTCAGATCCTTTAAACCTGTTAAGTATGCCAGTCACACAAGACACTATCCTCTCCGATCAACCACCACTCAGGATGCGGCCCTCTGACCTGGTTCTGTCCACGGACCCCTGATTAGTATATGGATCGGTGGAGAGGGCCTAACCTTCCGGCTTTTACTCCCACTCCTGCCCAGAGGCTCTGGACTCAGTCAACCCGTGTCAGCCCCAGAGCGTTCACCCAAGCATGCGTGCTTTCCTACCCAGAGCGCCAGAGACTCCCTCAGTCATGCTGGATCTTGGGAAAAGAGGACTATGCCAGGGGTCAGGAGTGGCAGCTACTGGACGCCCTGGCCAGCCCACACTGTACACCAGCGTCTCCCTCACCTGCATGCCACACACACGGACACCGATGACTGCAGATGTGCTCTGCTGGCACTTGCGGATCTGGTTGGCTGCCTTCTCCTCTGAAGCATCGTCACCGTGCTGGCGGGTACCCATCTTGAGGTCCAGGACACAAGGCACCTCATAGCGGGAAGTCAGGTTTTCCAGTAAGATGAATTCTGAGTGGTTAAGGACAATCCTCCCTCTAAAGAGAAGGTGCTGCTGCATGGGGCCTTGGCACTGCCAGGGCACAATGCCTGCACACAGAGTCTCAAAGAAGCCCGAGTCCACAGAAGGCCCCGCCAGTCCTGCTACCCGCCCCCCCatgcagggagcccaaggctgACGAGAGGGCTAAAAGGCATATTCAGTTCTTGTCAGGGAACTGCCTGGGTCCAGACTCAACACAGGCCTGGGCTTCCCCCAGcctgggagacacacacacaccacttcctGAATTCAGCAAGGTGTGGGAAGAGGGTTCCACACCAGACTGTACTAAGTTATAAAAAGAACACTGAATAAGTAAATCCTGTAGCCTTATATGTGAACTGAAATGTCGGTATGAACTCatgaaaaattttctctttaaaataaatgtgtattggggcacctgggtggctcagtcgggcgagcatctgccttcagctcgggccaTGACCCcggggtctgggatcaagccccgcattgggctccctgctcagcggggagcctgtttcttcctctcttccccactcatgttctctatcactatttctgtctctaacaaataaataaaatcttttttaaaaaaaaataaaatgtgtatgggggcacctgggtggcttagttggttaagcatctgccttcagctcacgtcatgatcccagggtcctgggatcgagcccctcagcAGGTTCTcagcccagcggggagcctgtttctctctctccctctgtcaaataaataaataaaatcttaaaaaataaataaataaatgtgtatttcccCACTGTGTGGCACCGAAAAGGTCTAGAAACAATGACTTGCTGGATGTTTGAGCACCCCTAGCGCCTGGACCAGTTTTCCTAGGGCAGGGATTGGTGAACTATGGCTCCCTATTTGTTGTATGGCTTGCAAACTAGAAATCGTTCTTAAATTTTTAGgtcatcaaaaaatatatataatacttcaCGACACATGAAAACTAAATGATATGCAAATCTTGGTGACCACAGTTTTACTGGGATAGTTGCGCTCCCTCATGTACATTATCATCTATGGATACTTTCGTACCACAATGGCAGAGCTGTGACAGACTGTACggcctaaaacatttactatttggccctgTACTGAGGAGGTTTGTAAACTCCGGCCTTAGAGAAATGAGGAACTCACATCTGGAGCAGGAAACATGGCcctggagcatcttttcatgccaGAAAGTAAGACAGTCATCACAGACTATTGTGATTGTGTCAGAAGGACTCAAGAGCCTATTTTAAAAGACCAAACATGGGAGAATTTGTGCATCAGtacaaataaaaacctcaatggACTAAACCACATCAAGTATGTTTAAATTCATAGATTCATAATGATGCTGAAAAATGCATTGGTCACCTTTGGAGGATGTTGAAAAACCCACCCATTATTCCAAGTatttagtaaataaaagaaacatttaatcTGCCTTTCCTATATCAACTATACCTCAGGATAAGCATATAGTTGAcgagaaaaagtttatttttacagACTCCAGCTAAGGAACTACAAAATTAGAAAACTGCCTAGTGGAAAAATGATCTAAGGCAACAGCAATgcaggagagaaagacaaatagtgcaCTTGCTTATGGCCAACACCATCGCAGAAGGATTttgcccccaccccaaaactgacCCTGAATTGATCAAGCCTGGAGATCATATCATCAACTTAATGGAAACAGAGGGAAAAGAGTAACATGTAAAAGACACCACAGGAATGTAATCAGTAAAATCCAGATGGTCAGAAACTTCAGAagacctagttttttttttttaaagatttatttactgagtgggggaggagagggagagagtctcaagcagaccgTCCGCTGAGCCTAGAGCCCgactgggggcttgatctcatgatcctgagatcaggacctgagctgaaaccaagagtgagccgcttaactgactgcaccacccagacaccccaaagaCCTAGTTTCTTTGACAAGAaatttccaagaagaaaaaacagaaagggcatttaaaaagacttaaacaTTTCGACCAAATACAACATAGGAACCTCACATGGATCCCCATTCAAACAATCCATCAGTAAAAACAGATTTATGAGACAATTAGGAAAATGTGGATACAGACTAGATATTTGATAATAAGGAATTATTACCCACTTTCAAGGAGCAATAATGGTAATAATGTCTTAAAATATCCTTCTCTTAGAAATCCATGAAACACTTCAGAAAGAGCTCGGCTGAGGGTGCTAAGTGTAAGAAGACAGTCATGGCATGC is a window of Zalophus californianus isolate mZalCal1 chromosome 1, mZalCal1.pri.v2, whole genome shotgun sequence DNA encoding:
- the IP6K2 gene encoding inositol hexakisphosphate kinase 2 isoform X2 encodes the protein MRGGAAMEGPGSHPGSPHPSPHSCVFPPPPLGPEPSASHPQFASPGVVSVRFEEDEDRNLCLIAYPLKGDHGTVDSVDNSDCEPKSKLLRWTNKKHHVLETEKSPKDWVRQHRKEEKMKSHKLEEEFEWLKKSEVLYYSVEKKGNVSSQLKHYNPWSMKCHQQQLQRMKENAKHRNQYKFILLENLTSRYEVPCVLDLKMGTRQHGDDASEEKAANQIRKCQQSTSAVIGVRVCGMQVYQAGSGQLMFMNKYHGRKLSVQGFKEALFQFFHNGRYLRRELLGPVLKKLTELKAILERQESYRFYSSSLLVIYDGKEWPEVALDSDAEDLEDLSEESADESAGAYAYKPIGTSSVDVRMIDFAHTTCRLYGEDSVVHEGQDAGYIFGLQSLIDIVTEISEESGE
- the IP6K2 gene encoding inositol hexakisphosphate kinase 2 isoform X1 — encoded protein: MSPAFRAMDVEPRTKGVLLEPFVHQVGGHSCVLRFNETTLCKPLVPREHQFYETLPAEMRKFTPQYKGVVSVRFEEDEDRNLCLIAYPLKGDHGTVDSVDNSDCEPKSKLLRWTNKKHHVLETEKSPKDWVRQHRKEEKMKSHKLEEEFEWLKKSEVLYYSVEKKGNVSSQLKHYNPWSMKCHQQQLQRMKENAKHRNQYKFILLENLTSRYEVPCVLDLKMGTRQHGDDASEEKAANQIRKCQQSTSAVIGVRVCGMQVYQAGSGQLMFMNKYHGRKLSVQGFKEALFQFFHNGRYLRRELLGPVLKKLTELKAILERQESYRFYSSSLLVIYDGKEWPEVALDSDAEDLEDLSEESADESAGAYAYKPIGTSSVDVRMIDFAHTTCRLYGEDSVVHEGQDAGYIFGLQSLIDIVTEISEESGE